A single Primulina eburnea isolate SZY01 chromosome 11, ASM2296580v1, whole genome shotgun sequence DNA region contains:
- the LOC140804743 gene encoding probable 2-oxoglutarate-dependent dioxygenase AOP1 — protein MGSGIIKLPIFNFSELIQGSKSPNWESVKNQVKFSLQEFGCFEATYDQIPENLRNSVFEGLKKLFELPLQNKLQNKSNKLYHGYIGQHEEVPLYESLGIDNALDDGSIESFANLMWPGGNHDFSKSIQSFSEQLSELDQIVRKMVLESLELEKYVDEQIQSTTYLIRVQKYDPPKSHETELGLPAHTDKNMVTILYQNEAKGLEVQTKDGQWISAQSSPNSFIVMIGESFHAWTNGRLHSPQHRVMMRGDVARYSLAIFSVPREGYIIKAPEEMIDEEHPLLFKPFDYSKFLDFYYKDMDQKSFGALKAYCGA, from the exons atGGGCTCAGGAATTATCAAGCTTCCAATCTTCAATTTCTCAGAACTGATACAAGGAAGCAAAAGCCCCAATTGGGAATCTGTTAAGAACCAAGTTAAGTTCAGCCTCCAAGAATTCGGCTGCTTCGAGGCAACATATGATCAGATTCCTGAAAATCTCCGAAACTCGGTATTTGAAGGGTTGAAGAAGCTTTTCGAGCTCCCTTTACAGAATAAACTTCAAAACAAGTCAAATAAACTCTATCATGGCTACATTGGCCAGCATGAAGAGGTGCCACTCTATGAAAGCTTGGGAATTGATAATGCACTCGACGACGGGAGTATCGAAAGCTTCGCGAATCTTATGTGGCCTGGGGGAAACCATGATTTCAG CAAGAGTATTCAGTCCTTCTCAGAGCAGCTATCCGAATTGGATCAAATTGTGCGTAAGATGGTTCTTGAAAGCTTGGAACTCGAAAAATACGTAGACGAACAAATACAGTCGACAACTTACCTCATTCGAGTTCAGAAATACGATCCCCCGAAGAGCCATGAAACCGAGCTTGGATTACCGGCGCACACAGATAAAAACATGGTGACCATATTGTATCAAAATGAGGCAAAGGGATTGGAAGTGCAGACAAAAGATGGACAATGGATTTCAGCACAGTCTTCTCCGAATTCTTTCATTGTCATGATCGGAGAATCTTTTCAT gCATGGACAAATGGAAGGCTGCATTCTCCGCAGCACAGGGTGATGATGAGAGGAGATGTTGCTCGTTATTCACTAGCAATATTTTCAGTTCCAAGAGAAGGTTACATTATCAAAGCCCCTGAGGAAATGATTGATGAAGAGCATCCCTTGCTGTTCAAACCCTTTGATTATTCGAAATTTCTTGATTTCTATTACAAGGATATGGATCAAAAATCCTTTGGAGCTCTAAAAGCGTACTGTGGGGCTTGA